A part of Aegilops tauschii subsp. strangulata cultivar AL8/78 chromosome 2, Aet v6.0, whole genome shotgun sequence genomic DNA contains:
- the LOC109761091 gene encoding cytokinin riboside 5'-monophosphate phosphoribohydrolase LOG1, translated as MDREDEIEMEMGAEAVAQVMAPPSRFRRVCVFCGSSKGNKTSYQDAAIELGEELVARNIDLVYGGGSVGLMGLVSQAVYSGGRHVIGVIPKTLMPREITGETVGEVKEVAGMHQRKAEMARQSDAFIALPGGYGTLEELLEVITWAQLGIHDKPVGLLNVDGYYNALLCFIDNAVDEGFIKPTARHIIVLAPTPKELLDKLEEYSPRHEEVVPRTKWETTEQLSCCKIPALKEGTVILPAQRGSML; from the exons ATGGATAGAGAAGATGAAATAGAGATGGAGATGGGAGCAGAGGCAGTAGCGCAGGTGATGGCACCGCCGTCTCGGTTCAGGAGGGTATGCGTCTTCTGCGGGAGCAGCAAGGGCAACAAGACGAGCTACCAGGACGCCGCCATCGAGCTTGGCGAGGAGCTG GTAGCAAGGAACATTGATCTGGTGTACGGAGGAGGGAGCGTGGGGCTCATGGGCCTGGTCTCTCAAGCGGTCTACAGCGGAGGGAGGCATGTCATCGG GGTGATTCCCAAGACTCTCATGCCTAGAGAG ATAACAGGTGAGACTGTGGGGGAGGTGAAGGAGGTGGCTGGTATGCACCAAAGGAAGGCTGAGATGGCCAGGCAATCTGATGCCTTTATAGCGCTCCCTG GGGGCTACGGAACACTCGAGGAGCTTCTGGAAGTAATCACGTGGGCCCAGCTTGGCATCCACGACAAGCCG GTCGGGCTGCTGAACGTGGACGGCTACTACAACGCTCTGCTCTGTTTCATCGACAATGCCGTGGATGAAGGGTTCATCAAGCCCACCGCCCGCCACATCATCGTGCTGGCTCCCACGCCCAAGGAACTGCTCGACAAACTGGAG GAGTACTCTCCTCGGCACGAGGAGGTCGTGCCCAGGACGAAGTGGGAGACGACGGAGCAGCTGAGCTGCTGCAAGATCCCTGCACTGAAAGAGGGCACGGTGATCCTCCCGGCGCAGCGAGGAAGCATGCTGTGA